The DNA sequence CCGAGGTTATTGATAATATTGTGAGCCTTGTTGTAGCAGGATATGTATCAACTTCGCTCGCTATCATGTGGGCTATATATTATCTGGCCAAGTATCCTCAAGTTCTACAAAAGCTTCGGGTATTGTTTGTTTGTGCATTTTTATCGATCTAATGATAACTCGCAACTTGTTTCGTTTGATTGAGATATTGTGTTTGATGCAGGAAGAGCACGTGCCAATAAGCAAGAAACTGAAGGGAGATTTCATTACATATGAAGAGATTGCATCATGCAAGTATACGGCTAAGGTATTAGTATGTTTGAAAGACATGAAAGCTAAATAGCTATAGAGTGATTGTTTCTCCTTACTCAACTTAGGTGGTGGAAGAAGTGATTCGAATGGCCAACATTGCAGCGTTTATCTTCCGGACTGCTAAGAAAGATGTCGACTACAGAGGTAGAAACATCGTTCATATATAAGAACCGTTTCGAGCTATGCATGTAAATATGTTGTTGGAAACAGGATATAGGATCCCGAAAGGATGGACAGTGGTGTGCTGGCTGCGATACCTTCACACTAATCCAGAACACTTTGAGGATCCGATGTGCTTTAACCCGGATAGATGGAATGTAAGAAAAATAGATGTTAGTAAGAGATACACGTGTATTGGTGAGGTGAAATACGAGATTGTTTTGTACAGGAGGCACCAAAGACGGGATCATACGTAGTGTTCGGAGGGGGGACAAGAATCTGCCCAGGCAACATGATTGCTCGGTTGCAACTCACCATTATTATTCATCATCTGGCTGTTGGGTACAGGTATACAATTACTTAGTATTTTTCAAACATGACCAAACTAAGTTAGTTATGAATTATGAAGAGTTTTGAGTTGGAATATTTTGCAGATGGAAACTGGTTAATCCTAATGCTGGATTGTCATATCTCCCACATCCCAAACCAGCAGATGAAGTTGAGATCGAAATCTCTCAGTTTTAACCATAAAAAATCTCTGGAATGCTCCATTTCCCATCATCTCCCTTTATCTTGTATAATGACAATAATATGAGATGTGTTTTATAACAAGGAAGAATCACTCAATTCATAAGACATTTCTCTTTCAACTGATAGATTAATAACTCGAGTCAACTATGGTCTAAAACACTGCATAAACCGCGATTAGTAGCAGAAAACGAAGCTAAAGACAGATGAATGTACAATGATTGTTGTGCGGCAAAATGGTGCATTCACGCTCGAGTGAAATGCATTAATTTACAGTCCTAAAATCCACGAGTCGAAGGAGATAGTATATTTACACAACCACagtaaaaataacaacttcAACATTTATCAGAATGCGACTCATAGAACTCACTGAGGCATGGCGACATCACTTCCTGCTCCAACATCTGTAGCACTTGCTGCATTGTGGGGCGCTCCTCCGGGTCTGCATCCGTGCATCTCGCTGCTATCTCCACCAGCACCTCCACCGTCTCCACTGCTGCGTCCCTGCACCTCCTGTCCACTATGTCCTCCACTCGATTCTGTGTGTTGATCCATCCCACCACATTCAGCCCCCTCTGCACGAACGTTGGATCCGTTGGTCTTTTGCCCGTCACCAGCTCCAGCAGCAGCACGCCAAAGCTGTACACGTCTGACTTCTCTGTTGCCTTACCGCTCTGCAAGTACTCTGCACCATGTTCGTATTAGAATATGCACCATCTTCCCCTTTTAAGGCCGGCCTAAATAAGGGGAGAGAGTACTCCAACTTTATGGACACAAACCAACCTGGAGCCAAGTAGCCGAATGTGCCTGCAACCACAGTCGTCACATGAGCCTCCTCGTCCACCAGCAGCTTAGCAAGGCCAAAGTCTGAGACATGGGGCTCAAGGTTTTCATCTAGGAGAATGTTGCTCGATTTTATATCACGATGGACTATCTTCGGAGAGCAGTCATGGTGCAGATATGCCACTCCTCTAGCAGAGCCAATAGCTATCTTTAGACGAGCATTCCAGTTCAGCTGACGCTCTTCATGGATATTGTCTGATCACATTCAGTGGGAAATGTTACTAACCATATCAAAACATCGGTTTTTCACTGAATTCAAACAGAGAAAACTATACCGTGCAAGAAATAGTCCAAGCTGCCCATGGCCAAGTAGTCATATATAAGGAGCCTTGCTGTAGAGAGGCGACAGTAACCTCTCAGGTTTACTAGATTTCTGTGCTTCACACTACCTAAGATCTCGAGCTCTCTCTCAAATACTTGATCAGAACCTTGTCTTGTCCGGTCAATCTTCTTGACAGCGAAAGTTCCACAGTCGTTCATAACCATTCTATAAACAGTTCCAAAGCCTCCAGCTCCAACAACATCTTCCTCTTCAAGAGACTCAATCTTCTCAACAAGCTCACACGAAGGATATGGAAGATCGCCGTGGAAAGTTATGAGCTTGGCTCCTGTCACAAAAAGTagtttagaaaaaattagacaaaaatatttaaggaATCTGCAAAGATATTGAagaggcatttcatttgtTCATACTTGCTTCTTGATGCACTTGTTTTTTCACTTCTGTGTATTTTTTTGCGACTCTCTCTTTCTTCGTCAGCAGCCAAACCAAAAGAAAACCAAGGAAAATAATCCCAAAGCCTAACATGGATACTGCACCAATCACAATACCTTTGATGTAATGGGAGGATTGCTTGTGCACTGTAGAGCCAATGAGTTCAAGTTAATACTTGCAATGAAAGCCATAAACCACAGTTGTATTCTAAGTGGTTAACTTAAGAAATCTGAACTATACTCAAAGAATACAGTACCTGTTGCTTCATTACTTTCAGCATGAGGCAATACAGCAGGAAAACCAAGTGAAGTTCGACAAGGCTTGTTTACTTGTTGGCCACACAGATCTAGATTACCAATAAACCTAAGCATAAGCATGAACTTTAGAACAGTATctaaatattgatatattgaaGAGAAAGAGCAGATAGTTTATGTCTTAACTCTTAATCATTCATGTAAACAGCACCAGCTTTCAGTTCACATTTAAATGAGATACAATAGCATAAATATACACCCACACAAACTAACATAGAAAATGGATTAGAGGATCTTGTtgtgaaaaaaatcattttcattttgttggcTTGGACATTCAAGTACATGATGAATTGACGAGAAAGAAGATCTTACGATTTGCTTCCAAACTTGCTTAGCACTCCAACATCTGGTACTTCGCCAGACAAGAAGTTTGATGACAAATTTCTGTAAACATTGCATAGACAACTTCTCCCATCAGTAAACTAAATACAATTGGAAACAGCTTCCATCAAGCAATAGAGTGCAATGTACGAAAGAATATTATATAACTTACAGATATGATAGACGTGTTAAACGACCTAGAGAAGAAGGAATAGCACCTTTCAATGTATTGCTTGATAAATCCCTacacatcaaaattacatacaTTCATCAATAAAGCAAGATGTTAAAGTAAACAGACGTTAAATCTGAAGAAAATATGTATTAATCTTACAATATTGTCAACATAGAAACGTTTCCAATAGTCGAAGGTATTCCACCTTGAAAATAATTAGCTCGAAGATACCTGCACAAACTCATCAGGTATCTCATAAATGAGGATAAATGAGGATCACTTTTATCCATAAATAACTtcaatttattccacgaaagAATTATGTAAATCTCCAAAAAAAGGGGTTCCACATTTCCACTTACAGGGCTCTGAGTTCAGAACACTGTGCAATCTCATTAGGAATGAAACCGTGAAGACTATTCTGATGAAGTGCCCTAATTTCAGAACAAAACTAAAACTTTAGAATATTAAACTTGAAAACTGAATACAAAACCAACAGGATTACAAGAAAACTCACAGTCTTTGCAATTTGTCGAGTTTACAAATGCTATGGGGTATAAATC is a window from the Salvia hispanica cultivar TCC Black 2014 chromosome 1, UniMelb_Shisp_WGS_1.0, whole genome shotgun sequence genome containing:
- the LOC125210682 gene encoding LRR receptor-like serine/threonine-protein kinase FEI 1; its protein translation is MGASILVFLAALATALLQDSSLALSPDGLILLEVKTSLNDSKNFLSNWNAIDEFPCKWTGITCSPQDQRVISINLPYMQLGGFIPHSICKLDKLQRLALHQNSLHGFIPNEIAQCSELRALYLRANYFQGGIPSTIGNVSMLTILDLSSNTLKGAIPSSLGRLTRLSYLNLSSNFLSGEVPDVGVLSKFGSKSFIGNLDLCGQQVNKPCRTSLGFPAVLPHAESNEATVHKQSSHYIKGIVIGAVSMLGFGIIFLGFLLVWLLTKKERVAKKYTEVKKQVHQEARAKLITFHGDLPYPSCELVEKIESLEEEDVVGAGGFGTVYRMVMNDCGTFAVKKIDRTRQGSDQVFERELEILGSVKHRNLVNLRGYCRLSTARLLIYDYLAMGSLDYFLHDNIHEERQLNWNARLKIAIGSARGVAYLHHDCSPKIVHRDIKSSNILLDENLEPHVSDFGLAKLLVDEEAHVTTVVAGTFGYLAPEYLQSGKATEKSDVYSFGVLLLELVTGKRPTDPTFVQRGLNVVGWINTQNRVEDIVDRRCRDAAVETVEVLVEIAARCTDADPEERPTMQQVLQMLEQEVMSPCLSEFYESHSDKC